The genomic window TTTCAATTTCTGCTTGGAGGTGCAGGAACTTCACTTGCTGATCGGCTTGATAAGGAGACTTCATCGATTCTATGGGTTTATTTCTAAAGGGGGACGACACCGGAGCATCGCCGGCCACTGGGGACTGAGTACAAGTAGATGGACAATTTGACATCTGTAATTGGTTAGTTATTTTTGCCTACTCACACCATGACGTATTGTAACCTGAACTATAAATTAATTTGCATCCAATTTGTCAATTTTCTGCTTGTGTCAGTTTCGCAACTGACTGAGATTTTTTACCACGGTCTCACCAAAGGCGTAGGCTTTCTGGAGGATCGAGGTAAACTAAAGGTTAAAACTAAGTTTGTTTGCATCTGAACCCCTAAAAACCGTGACTCTGAGCCTGTCTGCTGCTGATTCTCATGCCTCTGGGGCAAACCTTCATACGGGCGACCAGCCGGTCGCTGCTAAAGGCTGGCCCGGTCTGATCAAAGCCTATCGGCCTTATCTGCCAGTGACAGATACCACGCCGATAGTGACCCTGCAAGAGGGCAACACCCCTCTTATCCCTGTTCCCTCGATTGCCAAGCTGATTGGTAAAGAGGTGAGAGTTTTTGTGAAATATGATGGTCTCAACCCCACCGGCAGCTTTAAAGACCGGGGAATGACAATGGCCATTTCCAAAGCCAAGGAAGCCGGGGCGCAGGCAGTGATTTGTGCCAGCACCGGCAACACCTCAGCCGCAGCAGCAGCTTATGCACGGCGGGGGGGAATGCGAGCCTTTGTTTTGATTCCCGAAGGTTATGTGGCGCTGGGTAAGTTGGCGCAGGCGTTGGTCTACGGGGCTGAAGTTCTGTCAATTAAGGGAAATTTTGACCAAGCGCTGGAAATTGTGCGGGATATGGCGTCTCACTATCCTGTGACGCTGGTAAATTCGGTCAATCCCTACCGGCTGGAAGGTCAGAAAACCGCTGCATTTGAGGTGGTAGACGTTCTCGGTGATGCCCCCGACTGGCTGTGCATTCCAGTGGGTAATGCGGGGAATATCACAGCATACTGGATGGGTTTTTGTCAGTACCATCAGGAAGGAAAATGCGGTCGCTTACCGCGAATGATGGGATTTCAAGCAGCCGGTGCAGCCCCTATCGTCACCGGCGCACCTGTGACCAATCCAGAAACTTTGGCCACAGCGATCCGAATCGGCAACCCGGCCAACTGGGAGCGGGCGCTCGCGACGGGAGAAGCTAGCCAAGGGCAATTTAATGCCGTCACAGACGAGGAAATTTTAGAGGCTTATCGCCTACTGGCTAGCCAGGAAGGTGTTTTTTGTGAACCGGCAAGTGCCGCATCCGTCGCCGGCTTACTGAAGGTGAAAGATCGCGTTCCTGCCGGCGCAACAGTGGTTTGCGTACTTACCGGCAACGGTCTTAAAGACCCAGATAGTGCCATCCATCACTGTAACAACGCGTTTAAGCAGGGGATTGATCCGAGTTTATCGGCGGTAGCATCAGTAATGGGTTTTTAGCCTCAGCCGCCGTCGCTGCCGGCGCTTCTGTGCCGGTGATGGCGGCGCGGGCGGCTTTAAGCCGGTCCATCGTATCCCCCAAAGCCGTTGTTAAACTTTCGCGGGTTTGAACATGGGCAGCCTGCTCGACTTTCAGCGCATCTGCCAAACGCGCAACTTCTTGAAGAACCAGATCCCGCTCCCTCAACAACTCCACGAGTTTGGCTTTTGCTTGATCATCTGCCAATTGTTCCATTTGTTGAGCGAGGGTATCCCCAGTGCCGGCTCCGCCCGGTTTGGTGTGGGGAAAACCCTCCTGAAGACGCTGGATTTTTGATTTAAGAGATTCAATCGTTTGTTGGGCTAGCTTCGTCTCAGTTCGACGCTGCTGCGCTTCTTTGTTGTAAAGTTCGCGCCAGTGTTCGGCACTCGTATGAGCGGCCTCTCGTTCGGCTTCACGCTCTGCCAATTGCTGTTGCAGAGCTTTAATTTCATCCAACCACTGCTTGACGTCGTGAGTCATATCAATTTTAGATTTTAGATTTTAAATTGTTCTTTGTCTGTTCTTTGTCTGAGTGGGCTTTGCGTCCTTATTCAAGGATGCCAATAATGAATGACGAAGGACAAATGAGTGATAAGTAGTAATAATCTTAAATCGAAAATGCTATCAACTCGCTTTTTCCGGTTCTTTCGTCACCTTAATTTGGCAACAGTGCGGGAGATTATCAAGCACGTGGGAGAACGGCGGTTAGCCGGCTTATCGGCGGAAATGGCCTATAACGCGATGTTAGCCATTTGTCCGGCGATT from Microcoleus sp. FACHB-672 includes these protein-coding regions:
- the thrC gene encoding threonine synthase, with protein sequence MTLSLSAADSHASGANLHTGDQPVAAKGWPGLIKAYRPYLPVTDTTPIVTLQEGNTPLIPVPSIAKLIGKEVRVFVKYDGLNPTGSFKDRGMTMAISKAKEAGAQAVICASTGNTSAAAAAYARRGGMRAFVLIPEGYVALGKLAQALVYGAEVLSIKGNFDQALEIVRDMASHYPVTLVNSVNPYRLEGQKTAAFEVVDVLGDAPDWLCIPVGNAGNITAYWMGFCQYHQEGKCGRLPRMMGFQAAGAAPIVTGAPVTNPETLATAIRIGNPANWERALATGEASQGQFNAVTDEEILEAYRLLASQEGVFCEPASAASVAGLLKVKDRVPAGATVVCVLTGNGLKDPDSAIHHCNNAFKQGIDPSLSAVASVMGF